The sequence CCGCGGTGGCCGCGCTCAAGGAGTGGTGGGCCGGACAGGAGTGAGGGTGCGGCCCGGCCGTTGTTTCACGTGAAACATCCGCCGGGCCGACCGTGCCGAGGGTCGATGTTTCACGTGAAACATCGACCCTCTTTCTCTTTTCCGGCTTCCCGCAGCAGCCGTTCGAAGTACGCCAGCAGCACGGCGACGAACGCGTAGATCACGGCGACCAGGACGACCAGCAGGGGCGATCTGCCGTCCGGCGGGAGCATCAGGGCCGCCACCCCGGCCGCGCCGACGAAGGCCACATTGAAGAGGACGTCGTAGACGGAGAAGATCCGCCCGCGAAAGCCGTCGTCCACATGGGACTGGACGATGGTGTCGGTCGCGATCTTGGCGCCCTGGGTGATCAGCCCCAGCACGAAGGCGGCGGCGAGCAGCGGTGCGGTGGTGAACGGCAGGCCGAGCGCGGGTTCCAGTAACGCGGCCGCCGCCGAGCACACCACGATCCAGCGCAGCGGCCCCAGCCGTCCCGCCGTCCAGGGCGTCACGGCGGCCGCCGCGAAGAACCCGGCACCGGACAGGGCCAGCGCCAGACCGAGGAGCCGCAGCCCTTCCTCGGGGCCGGACGAGAGCGTGTAGCGGCACAGCATGAGCAGCAGGACGAGGAGCGCGCCGTAGCAGAAGCGCATCAGCGTCATCGAGGCCAGCGCCCAGGCCGCCTCCCGGCGCCGGGGTGCGGCCAGATGCCGGATGGCGGCGAGCAGATCGCGTGCCGTGTCGGCGAGCGCGGTCGTCAGATGCGGTTGCAGCTGCTGCCGGTCGGGGCCGAGGAGGGCGGGCGCCATGCTCAGGGAGACCAGGCCCGCGCACAGATAGAGCAGGGCGCCCAGCAGCACCACCGCGGCGTCGGAGCCCGAGGACAGCAGCCGTACCCCGAAGGCGAGCCCACCCCCGGCGGTGGCGGCGAGCGTGCCGGCGGTCGGGGACAGGGAGTTGGCGATCACCAGGCGTTCGGCGTCGACCACGCGGGGCAGAGCCGCGGAGAGCCCGGCGAGGATGAAGCGGTTGACGGCCGTGACACACAGCGCGGAGACGTAGAAGAGCCAGGCCGGGACATCGCCCGCCATCAGCGCGGCGGTGCCGACGGCCAGCAGGGCGCGCAGCAGATTGCCGTGGACGAACACCTGACGGCGCCGCCAGCGGTCCAGCAGGACGCCCGCGAAGGGGCCGACGAGCGAGTAGGGGAGCAGCAG is a genomic window of Streptomyces sp. WP-1 containing:
- a CDS encoding MFS transporter — translated: MPVVRDLRALLRLRYFRRLLYVRLLSQGADGVYQVALAAYVVFSPEKQTSAAAIASAMAVLLLPYSLVGPFAGVLLDRWRRRQVFVHGNLLRALLAVGTAALMAGDVPAWLFYVSALCVTAVNRFILAGLSAALPRVVDAERLVIANSLSPTAGTLAATAGGGLAFGVRLLSSGSDAAVVLLGALLYLCAGLVSLSMAPALLGPDRQQLQPHLTTALADTARDLLAAIRHLAAPRRREAAWALASMTLMRFCYGALLVLLLMLCRYTLSSGPEEGLRLLGLALALSGAGFFAAAAVTPWTAGRLGPLRWIVVCSAAAALLEPALGLPFTTAPLLAAAFVLGLITQGAKIATDTIVQSHVDDGFRGRIFSVYDVLFNVAFVGAAGVAALMLPPDGRSPLLVVLVAVIYAFVAVLLAYFERLLREAGKEKEGRCFT